The following proteins are encoded in a genomic region of Nocardioides sp. cx-173:
- a CDS encoding metallophosphoesterase family protein: protein MTTRPALGPVPRRSRRRLAAVGVAAVAITAALTATAHPAERGGTGPGRGVAGVDGVVTPPPVSPPGSPDYRFLSSPDFMNGDIADLRLSPRWKPGMPNSWNASYAQTVATVMDTFAAERPDDVLVAGDLVNGHWGQDASGSGVFGPVGNDRQRKAALKRAADFYYTQWRARFTQRGLDVHPSIGDHEIGDNPWHGDTRRSRFHRAMVPTYKARFAETIIRPGGYRMHPSGPAADTAYATYLNPEVLLVSVDQFQSVRGDVRLRLDPQQLRWLDHVLGAAEARGTDWVIVQGHVPVALPVRAWGSSQLAYEGGTDSSFWQTMAKHHVDVYLNGEVHDTTLIHEDGIAQISHGGILGANSTVGGTNYVLGEVFGDTLWLRDNRFVVASADRSAKLWQTTPQGAPVIAKVLEPDPPVIGEVVLSADNQVLYRDGQFLPYDP from the coding sequence GTGACGACCAGACCTGCCCTCGGGCCTGTTCCGCGGCGGAGCCGTCGCCGGCTCGCCGCCGTGGGCGTCGCCGCGGTGGCGATCACCGCGGCACTGACCGCGACCGCGCATCCCGCGGAGCGCGGCGGGACCGGGCCCGGTCGAGGCGTGGCGGGGGTCGACGGCGTCGTGACGCCGCCGCCGGTGTCGCCTCCGGGCTCGCCCGACTACCGGTTCCTGTCGTCGCCCGACTTCATGAACGGCGACATCGCGGACCTGCGCCTCTCGCCGCGCTGGAAGCCCGGCATGCCGAACTCGTGGAACGCCTCGTATGCGCAGACGGTCGCGACCGTGATGGACACCTTCGCCGCCGAGCGGCCCGACGACGTCCTCGTCGCCGGTGATCTGGTCAACGGCCACTGGGGTCAGGACGCCTCCGGGTCCGGGGTGTTCGGGCCGGTGGGCAACGATCGGCAGCGCAAGGCGGCCCTCAAGCGCGCCGCGGACTTCTACTACACCCAATGGCGCGCGCGGTTCACCCAGCGCGGCCTCGACGTGCACCCCTCGATCGGCGACCACGAGATCGGCGACAACCCGTGGCACGGCGACACCCGGAGGAGCCGCTTCCACCGGGCCATGGTGCCGACGTACAAGGCGCGCTTCGCCGAGACGATCATCCGCCCGGGCGGCTACCGGATGCATCCCTCGGGGCCGGCGGCCGACACGGCGTACGCGACCTACCTGAACCCCGAGGTGCTGCTGGTCTCGGTCGACCAGTTCCAGTCGGTGCGCGGCGACGTCCGGCTGAGACTCGACCCTCAGCAGCTGCGCTGGCTGGACCACGTGCTCGGTGCCGCCGAGGCTCGCGGCACCGACTGGGTGATCGTGCAGGGCCACGTGCCGGTGGCGCTGCCGGTGCGGGCATGGGGCTCCTCGCAGCTGGCCTACGAGGGCGGCACCGACTCTAGCTTCTGGCAGACGATGGCCAAGCACCACGTCGACGTCTACCTCAACGGCGAGGTCCATGACACGACGCTCATCCACGAGGACGGGATCGCCCAGATCAGCCACGGCGGCATCCTGGGCGCCAACTCGACCGTCGGCGGCACCAACTACGTGCTCGGAGAGGTCTTCGGCGACACCCTGTGGCTGCGCGACAACCGGTTCGTCGTGGCCTCCGCGGACCGGTCCGCCAAGCTGTGGCAGACCACGCCCCAGGGCGCGCCAGTGATCGCCAAGGTGCTCGAGCCCGACCCCCCGGTGATCGGGGAGGTCGTCCTGAGCGCGGACAACCAGGTGCTCTACCGCGACGGACAGTTTCTCCCGTACGACCCCTGA
- a CDS encoding alkaline phosphatase, which translates to MPRTSTSLIATGALTGLLAIGALATSAAGPAPEAGSEQDRSAQLAARIDPAEPKSVILLIGDGMDDSMITAARDYARGADGRFALDSLPFTGAMTTHGLKVGPGPDYPIAYVSDSAPTASGWSTGRKTVDGRLSQGPSTAATIPGEDYRTVLEQFQEAGKLTGDITTSEITDATPAAAAAHINARACKGPTDMASCLPAKKSNGGKGSIAEQLVDHEVDVLLGGGMSSYTQPTDAGGGETVLSYAQREHGYRVLQDERDLASVTSLEDGPVLGLFAPVNLTPMNDPLVATPPPGAGGATTECTPADRGDQPDLSTMTQKAIELLDNPEGFFLQAESAMIDKQEHATDICGAIGDLVELDEAVQVALDYQAEHPDTLIIVTGDHAHSTQIVGGSGDGKLTATLRTADGDPLTVAYSTSDTGSDHTGAQIRVAASGPQAANVTGVIDQTDLYATMLGRTPSTLPGPGQPQPLAPQAAVASAPTVSRGVLRRAGLPVSVAAAGATKVTVQLLNKGRVLASRKVGREGGDVRLRTRRTVTGQLVVKVVATGPGGSDVATRRVRITR; encoded by the coding sequence GTGCCGCGCACATCTACCTCCCTGATCGCGACGGGGGCCCTGACCGGCCTCCTCGCGATCGGCGCCCTCGCAACCTCCGCCGCCGGCCCCGCGCCCGAGGCCGGCTCCGAGCAGGACCGCTCGGCGCAGCTCGCGGCGAGGATCGACCCGGCCGAGCCGAAGAGCGTCATCCTGCTCATCGGCGACGGCATGGACGACTCCATGATCACCGCCGCCCGCGACTACGCCCGGGGCGCCGACGGCCGCTTCGCCCTCGACAGCCTTCCCTTCACCGGCGCCATGACGACCCACGGCCTCAAGGTCGGTCCCGGACCGGACTACCCCATCGCCTACGTCTCGGACTCCGCCCCCACGGCCAGCGGCTGGTCGACGGGCAGGAAGACCGTCGACGGGCGGCTCTCCCAGGGCCCCAGCACCGCGGCCACCATCCCCGGCGAGGACTACCGGACCGTCCTGGAGCAGTTCCAGGAGGCCGGCAAGCTGACCGGTGACATCACCACCTCCGAGATCACCGACGCCACGCCGGCGGCGGCCGCGGCCCACATCAACGCCCGCGCCTGCAAGGGCCCGACGGACATGGCGAGCTGCCTGCCGGCGAAGAAGTCCAACGGCGGCAAGGGCTCGATCGCCGAGCAGCTGGTCGACCACGAGGTCGACGTCCTCCTCGGCGGCGGCATGAGCAGCTACACCCAGCCCACCGACGCCGGGGGCGGCGAGACGGTCCTGTCGTACGCGCAGCGGGAGCACGGCTACCGCGTGCTCCAGGACGAGCGCGACCTCGCCTCCGTGACCTCCTTGGAGGACGGGCCCGTGCTGGGTCTCTTCGCGCCGGTGAACCTGACACCGATGAACGACCCGCTCGTCGCCACGCCGCCTCCGGGCGCGGGAGGCGCGACCACCGAGTGCACACCGGCCGACCGTGGCGACCAGCCTGACCTGTCGACCATGACGCAGAAGGCGATCGAGCTGCTGGACAACCCCGAGGGGTTCTTCCTGCAGGCCGAGAGCGCGATGATCGACAAGCAGGAGCACGCCACCGACATCTGCGGCGCGATCGGCGACCTGGTCGAGCTGGACGAGGCCGTCCAGGTCGCGCTGGACTACCAGGCCGAGCACCCGGACACGCTGATCATCGTCACCGGTGACCACGCGCACTCCACCCAGATCGTCGGTGGCAGCGGCGACGGCAAGCTGACCGCCACCCTGAGGACCGCCGACGGCGACCCGCTGACGGTGGCCTACTCGACCTCCGACACCGGCTCGGACCACACCGGCGCCCAGATCCGCGTCGCGGCCTCCGGTCCCCAGGCGGCCAACGTCACCGGCGTGATCGACCAGACCGATCTCTACGCGACGATGCTCGGCCGCACCCCCAGCACCCTCCCGGGCCCCGGGCAGCCGCAGCCCCTGGCCCCCCAGGCGGCCGTCGCGTCGGCCCCCACAGTGTCTCGGGGCGTCCTGCGCCGAGCCGGTCTCCCGGTCTCGGTGGCCGCCGCCGGCGCGACCAAGGTGACCGTGCAGCTGCTCAACAAGGGCAGGGTCCTGGCGTCCCGCAAGGTCGGACGCGAGGGCGGCGACGTACGCCTGCGGACGAGGCGGACCGTCACCGGCCAGCTCGTGGTCAAGGTCGTGGCCACCGGCCCGGGCGGCAGCGACGTCGCCACCCGCAGGGTCCGCATCACCCGCTGA
- a CDS encoding histidine phosphatase family protein, with amino-acid sequence MPEASSRTLVLLRHGRTAWNHALRVQGQLDVELDDVGREQAATAARALAKLTPSLLWSSDLVRARVTADAVAEATGLRATYDERLREFHLGERQGLTHDEYAALDPAGFAQFRSGRYDAAPGAEPTGDVRRRMSAVLGELLAALGPGETGVAVSHGAAIRVATGAMLGWPEEQFHSLRGVDNCGWVVLEEHPEAGALRLGAYNRIG; translated from the coding sequence GTGCCTGAGGCGTCCTCCCGCACCCTGGTGCTGCTGCGCCACGGCCGGACGGCCTGGAACCACGCGCTGCGCGTGCAGGGCCAGCTGGACGTGGAGCTCGACGACGTCGGCCGCGAGCAGGCCGCCACGGCCGCCCGGGCGCTGGCCAAGCTCACCCCGAGCCTGCTGTGGTCCTCCGACCTCGTGCGCGCGCGAGTGACTGCCGACGCCGTGGCGGAGGCGACGGGGCTGCGAGCGACTTACGACGAGCGTCTGCGGGAGTTCCACCTGGGGGAGCGGCAGGGGCTGACCCACGACGAGTACGCCGCGCTGGACCCGGCCGGGTTCGCGCAGTTCCGCAGCGGGCGCTACGACGCGGCGCCGGGGGCCGAGCCCACCGGCGACGTACGCCGCAGGATGTCGGCCGTGCTCGGGGAGCTGCTCGCGGCCCTCGGCCCCGGCGAGACCGGGGTGGCCGTCTCCCACGGTGCCGCGATCCGGGTGGCGACCGGTGCCATGCTCGGCTGGCCCGAGGAGCAGTTCCACTCCCTACGCGGAGTCGACAACTGCGGCTGGGTGGTCCTGGAGGAGCATCCAGAGGCCGGCGCCCTGCGGCTGGGCGCCTACAACCGCATCGGATGA
- a CDS encoding flavin-containing monooxygenase: MSIRIVVIGAGFGGLGAVHALTQAGLTDVTVLERADEVGGVWRDNTYPGAACDVPSPLYSWSWAVNPGWTRRYARQPEILDYLRGTAERAGLLAHVRTGVEVTALSYDEAECVWHVETADGTTYDAEVVVSAVGQLSNPAIPRLPGAETFAGPAFHSAQWRHDVDLRGARVAVVGTGASAIQLVPGIVDDVAAMTVFQRSAPYVIPKPDQGYRPVHHRAFERFPWLLAAERRSWFWLTELYNAALGGVSPVSRPLLATVRAVWRLTLRRQVTDPELRRRLVPEYRLGCKRLLFSNDWYPALARDHVDVVTDAVAEVEPGGVRTADGRLHEADVLIWGTGFAATEFLAPMRVTGVGGADLHDLWRDGARAHLGMSVPGFPQLFCIYGPNTNLGGSSIIAMMEAQAGYVAEVARRLADGGPRALAVRPEVAQAYDREMQSRLRRSAWAGCDNWYADGTRITTNWPGLVDEYRARTAHVDWDELEDVAR; the protein is encoded by the coding sequence ATGAGCATCCGCATCGTCGTCATCGGCGCCGGCTTCGGCGGCCTCGGCGCGGTCCATGCCCTCACGCAGGCCGGTCTCACGGACGTCACCGTGCTGGAGCGCGCCGACGAGGTCGGCGGCGTGTGGCGCGACAACACCTACCCCGGCGCGGCCTGCGACGTCCCCTCGCCGCTCTACTCGTGGTCGTGGGCGGTCAACCCCGGCTGGACCCGCCGCTACGCGAGGCAGCCGGAGATCCTCGACTACCTGCGCGGCACCGCCGAGCGCGCGGGTCTGCTCGCGCACGTGCGCACCGGCGTCGAGGTCACCGCCCTCAGCTACGACGAGGCGGAGTGCGTCTGGCACGTCGAGACCGCCGACGGCACGACGTACGACGCCGAGGTGGTCGTCTCCGCCGTCGGCCAGCTCTCCAACCCCGCCATCCCGCGGCTGCCGGGGGCGGAGACCTTCGCCGGGCCGGCCTTCCACTCCGCCCAGTGGCGTCACGACGTCGACCTGCGCGGCGCCCGGGTCGCGGTGGTGGGGACCGGTGCCAGCGCGATCCAGCTGGTGCCGGGCATCGTCGACGACGTGGCCGCGATGACGGTCTTCCAGCGGTCGGCCCCCTACGTCATCCCCAAGCCCGACCAGGGCTACCGCCCCGTGCACCACCGCGCCTTCGAGCGGTTCCCGTGGCTGCTGGCCGCCGAGCGCCGCTCGTGGTTCTGGCTGACCGAGCTCTACAACGCCGCGCTCGGCGGCGTCTCCCCGGTGTCCCGGCCGCTCCTGGCCACGGTGCGCGCGGTGTGGCGGCTGACGCTGCGCCGGCAGGTGACCGACCCCGAGCTGCGGCGGCGGCTCGTGCCGGAGTACCGCCTGGGGTGCAAGCGGCTGCTCTTCTCCAACGACTGGTACCCCGCACTGGCCCGCGACCACGTCGACGTCGTCACCGACGCCGTGGCCGAGGTCGAGCCGGGCGGCGTACGCACCGCCGACGGCCGGCTGCACGAGGCCGATGTGCTGATCTGGGGCACCGGGTTCGCGGCCACCGAGTTCCTCGCTCCGATGCGGGTGACCGGGGTGGGGGGCGCCGACCTGCACGACCTGTGGCGCGACGGCGCCCGCGCCCACCTCGGCATGAGCGTGCCCGGCTTCCCGCAGCTGTTCTGCATCTACGGCCCCAACACCAACCTCGGGGGCAGCTCGATCATCGCGATGATGGAGGCCCAGGCCGGGTACGTCGCCGAGGTGGCACGACGCCTCGCGGACGGCGGACCGCGCGCGCTCGCCGTACGGCCCGAGGTCGCGCAGGCCTACGACCGCGAGATGCAGTCGCGTCTGCGGCGCAGCGCCTGGGCCGGCTGCGACAACTGGTACGCCGACGGCACCCGGATCACCACCAACTGGCCGGGACTCGTGGATGAGTACCGCGCCCGCACCGCCCACGTCGACTGGGACGAGCTGGAGGACGTCGCGCGATGA
- a CDS encoding SDR family NAD(P)-dependent oxidoreductase, producing the protein MTVSDMFRLDGKVAVVTGASSGLGVAFAQGLAEAGADVALGARRADRLAETAALVETAGRRALAVATDVADPDSCTRLVALAMEEFGRVDILVNNAGIGTAAPATREEPDEFRRVIDVNLNGCYWMAQACGRVMQPGSSIINISSVLGLTTAGLPQAAYAASKAGLIGLTRDLAQQWTGRKGIRVNAIAPGFFDSEMTEQYPPGYLESQAPRLIAGRKGDPAELAATVVFLASDAAGYITGQTLPVDGGMTIT; encoded by the coding sequence ATGACCGTGAGCGACATGTTCAGGCTGGACGGCAAGGTGGCCGTGGTGACGGGCGCCTCGAGCGGGCTCGGGGTGGCCTTCGCCCAGGGGTTGGCCGAGGCCGGCGCCGACGTGGCGCTGGGGGCGCGCCGCGCCGACCGGCTCGCCGAGACCGCCGCCCTGGTCGAGACCGCCGGGCGCCGCGCGCTCGCCGTCGCCACGGACGTCGCCGACCCCGACTCGTGCACCCGCCTGGTGGCCCTGGCCATGGAGGAGTTCGGCCGGGTCGACATCCTCGTCAACAACGCGGGGATCGGCACCGCCGCGCCCGCCACCCGCGAGGAGCCCGACGAGTTCCGCCGCGTGATCGACGTCAACCTCAACGGCTGCTACTGGATGGCCCAGGCGTGCGGCCGCGTGATGCAGCCCGGGTCCAGCATCATCAACATCTCCTCGGTGCTCGGCCTGACCACCGCGGGGCTCCCCCAGGCGGCGTACGCCGCGTCGAAGGCCGGCCTGATCGGCCTCACCCGTGACCTGGCCCAGCAGTGGACCGGCCGCAAGGGCATCCGGGTCAACGCGATCGCCCCCGGCTTCTTCGACTCCGAGATGACCGAGCAGTACCCGCCCGGCTACCTCGAGTCCCAGGCCCCGCGCCTGATCGCCGGCCGCAAGGGAGATCCCGCTGAGCTCGCCGCGACCGTCGTCTTCCTCGCCTCCGACGCCGCCGGCTACATCACCGGCCAGACGCTCCCGGTCGACGGCGGCATGACGATTACGTGA
- the leuS gene encoding leucine--tRNA ligase, translated as MSEQQHDETATYDVAATERKWQPVWEELDPFRAHDDSPREKKYALTMFPYPSGDLHMGHAEVTALHDVIARYWWQKGYEVLNPMGWDSFGLPAENAAIRNDAHPADYTYGNIATQLESFQRYGVSFDWSRRFNTSDPEYYRWTQWLFLRFHEKGLAYRKNSWVNWCPNDQTVLANEQVVDGACERCGAEVTKRELTQWYFRTTAYAQELLDCLDDLQPTWSDKVVNSQRNWIGRSEGAHVDFVIEGREEPLTVYTTRPDTLFGATFMVVAADAALASELVTDEQRPALEDYLVEVRKETEINRLATDRPKTGVFLGVHATNPLTGARIPVYASDYVLADYGTGAIMAVPGQDQRDWDFAQAFDLPIIRTVEPPADWEGHDTMAFTGDGPAINSANEEIDLSGMGVDEAKSTTIAYLERKGLGRGTVNFRLRDWLLSRQRYWGAPIPIIHCPVDGEVAVPDDQLPVELPELRGADLKPKGTSPLGAATEWVNVTCPTCGGPATRDTDTMDTFVDSSWYFLRYVSPHDDTQPFDTGLANAWGPVDLYVGGDEHAVLHLLYARFFTKALRDMGMVDWDEPFSAYLSQGKVINNGRKMSKSLGNGVSLGDQLAEFGVDAVRLTLVFASPPEDNIDWADVSPGGSLRFLQRAWRLSGDVSSEPGTDPAGGDVALRRLTHRTLHEAENLVEIHRFNVMVARTMELVNATRKAIDSGPGGADPAVREAVEAVAILLSLVAPYTAEEMWERLGHQPTVARAGWPVVDEALLVEESVTAVVQVQGKVRGRLEVAPDISAADLESLALADEGVQRAVDGREIRKVIVRAPKLVNIVV; from the coding sequence ATGAGCGAGCAGCAGCACGACGAGACCGCGACGTACGACGTCGCCGCCACCGAGCGCAAGTGGCAGCCGGTCTGGGAGGAGCTGGACCCGTTCCGCGCGCACGACGACTCGCCGCGCGAGAAGAAGTACGCGCTGACGATGTTCCCCTACCCCAGTGGTGACCTGCACATGGGCCACGCGGAGGTCACGGCGCTGCACGACGTGATCGCGCGCTACTGGTGGCAGAAGGGCTACGAGGTCCTGAACCCGATGGGCTGGGACTCCTTCGGCCTGCCCGCCGAGAACGCCGCCATCCGCAACGACGCGCACCCGGCTGACTACACCTACGGCAACATCGCCACGCAGCTGGAGTCCTTCCAGCGCTACGGCGTGAGCTTCGACTGGTCGCGGCGCTTCAACACCTCCGACCCGGAGTACTACCGCTGGACGCAGTGGCTGTTCCTGCGCTTCCACGAGAAGGGCCTGGCCTACCGCAAGAACAGCTGGGTCAACTGGTGCCCCAACGACCAGACCGTGCTGGCCAACGAGCAGGTCGTCGACGGCGCGTGCGAGCGCTGCGGCGCGGAGGTGACCAAGCGCGAGCTGACGCAGTGGTACTTCCGCACGACGGCGTACGCCCAGGAGCTGCTGGACTGCCTGGACGACCTGCAGCCGACCTGGTCGGACAAGGTCGTCAACTCCCAGCGCAACTGGATCGGTCGCTCCGAGGGCGCGCACGTCGACTTCGTGATCGAGGGCCGCGAGGAGCCGCTGACCGTCTACACGACCCGGCCCGACACGCTGTTCGGAGCCACGTTCATGGTCGTCGCCGCCGACGCGGCGCTGGCCTCCGAGCTGGTCACCGACGAGCAGCGCCCCGCGCTGGAGGACTACCTGGTCGAGGTCCGCAAGGAGACCGAGATCAACCGGCTGGCCACCGACCGGCCCAAGACCGGCGTCTTCCTGGGCGTCCACGCCACCAACCCGCTGACCGGGGCCCGGATCCCGGTCTACGCCTCCGACTACGTGCTGGCCGACTACGGCACCGGCGCGATCATGGCCGTGCCCGGTCAGGACCAGCGCGACTGGGACTTCGCCCAGGCCTTCGACCTGCCGATCATCCGCACCGTCGAGCCGCCCGCAGACTGGGAGGGCCACGACACCATGGCGTTCACCGGCGACGGCCCCGCCATCAACTCGGCCAACGAGGAGATCGACCTGTCCGGCATGGGCGTCGACGAGGCGAAGTCGACCACCATCGCCTACCTGGAGCGCAAGGGCCTGGGCCGCGGCACCGTCAACTTCCGGCTGCGCGACTGGCTGCTCTCGCGGCAGCGCTACTGGGGCGCCCCGATCCCGATCATCCACTGCCCGGTGGACGGCGAGGTCGCCGTGCCCGACGACCAGCTGCCGGTCGAGCTGCCGGAGCTGCGCGGCGCTGACCTGAAGCCCAAGGGCACCTCGCCGCTGGGTGCGGCCACCGAGTGGGTCAACGTCACCTGCCCGACCTGCGGCGGCCCGGCGACGCGCGACACCGACACCATGGACACGTTCGTCGACTCGTCGTGGTACTTCCTGCGCTACGTCTCGCCGCACGACGACACGCAGCCCTTCGACACCGGCCTGGCCAACGCGTGGGGACCGGTCGACCTCTACGTCGGCGGCGACGAGCACGCGGTGCTGCACCTGCTCTACGCCCGCTTCTTCACCAAGGCCCTGCGCGACATGGGCATGGTCGACTGGGACGAGCCGTTCTCGGCGTACCTCTCCCAGGGCAAGGTCATCAACAACGGCCGCAAGATGAGCAAGTCGTTGGGCAACGGCGTCAGCCTGGGCGACCAGCTGGCGGAGTTCGGGGTCGACGCGGTGCGTCTGACGCTGGTCTTCGCGAGCCCGCCCGAGGACAACATCGACTGGGCGGACGTGTCGCCGGGTGGGTCGCTGCGGTTCCTGCAGCGCGCCTGGCGCCTGAGCGGCGACGTCTCGAGCGAGCCCGGGACCGACCCGGCCGGCGGCGACGTGGCGCTGCGGCGGCTGACCCACCGCACGCTCCATGAGGCCGAGAACCTGGTCGAGATCCACCGGTTCAACGTGATGGTGGCCCGCACCATGGAGCTGGTCAACGCGACCCGCAAGGCCATCGACTCGGGCCCCGGCGGCGCCGACCCGGCGGTGCGCGAGGCCGTGGAGGCGGTGGCGATCCTGCTGTCGCTGGTGGCGCCGTACACCGCCGAGGAGATGTGGGAGCGGCTGGGCCACCAGCCGACCGTGGCGCGCGCCGGCTGGCCGGTCGTCGACGAGGCACTGCTGGTGGAGGAGTCGGTCACGGCCGTCGTGCAGGTGCAGGGCAAGGTCCGCGGCCGCCTGGAGGTGGCGCCGGACATCTCCGCGGCCGACCTGGAGTCGCTGGCCCTGGCCGACGAGGGCGTACAGCGGGCGGTGGACGGGCGGGAGATCCGCAAGGTGATCGTGCGCGCCCCCAAGCTGGTCAACATCGTCGTCTGA
- a CDS encoding acyl-CoA synthetase: protein MPGFNLSTVFRSVARAVPDQEVLVWRDRRLTYAEADARMDGVAHFLVSQGLGCHTERDALAGHESGQSHLGVYLRNGNEYLETLVGAWRARVAPYNINYRYVEEELRYLLQDAGTDALVYAAEFAPQVAALRDRVAGLRLLVQVADDSGHALLPGAVDYADVIGTPAPAGAMPEPSGDDLFIMYTGGTTGMPKGVVWRHDDVFISAMGGLPFGTTTPYASYEEIAQAAVDANGGTTMLMLPPFMHGAAQWSAFHMFTTGGKIVIPDDVHRMDPADALSVASRERCLAIPVVGDAVARPLVEELEHRDYDLSGVAAFSNGGAPLSPTVRSRLLEALPHIMIRDTVGSSETGIQLNVYSFKGAEADAAVFEAQEDTAVLSGDLTRLLGPGERGGWLARTGRIPLGYLGDAEKTARTFPVVDGVRWSVPGDRANVLEDGRIELLGRDGVTVNSGGEKIFVEEVERALAAHPAVRDVVVVGRPSERWGSEVVGIVQLADGADVTDEDLLAEAGRHIARYKVPKAIVRVGEMERSPSGKADYRWARAQAVG from the coding sequence ATGCCCGGCTTCAACCTCTCGACGGTGTTCCGCAGCGTGGCCCGGGCCGTCCCGGACCAGGAGGTCCTGGTCTGGCGCGACCGGCGGCTCACGTACGCCGAGGCGGACGCCCGCATGGACGGGGTGGCGCACTTCCTGGTGTCGCAGGGGCTGGGGTGCCACACCGAGCGCGACGCTCTGGCCGGCCACGAGTCCGGCCAGAGCCACCTGGGGGTCTACCTGCGCAACGGCAACGAGTACCTGGAGACCCTGGTGGGCGCCTGGCGCGCCCGCGTGGCGCCGTACAACATCAACTACCGCTACGTGGAGGAGGAGCTGCGCTACCTGCTCCAGGACGCGGGGACCGACGCGCTCGTGTACGCCGCGGAGTTCGCGCCGCAGGTGGCCGCGCTGCGCGACCGGGTGGCGGGGCTCCGGCTCCTGGTCCAGGTGGCCGACGACAGCGGCCACGCGCTGCTGCCCGGCGCGGTCGACTACGCCGACGTCATCGGCACTCCGGCCCCCGCCGGCGCGATGCCGGAGCCGTCCGGCGACGACCTGTTCATCATGTACACCGGCGGCACCACCGGGATGCCGAAGGGCGTCGTGTGGCGCCATGACGACGTCTTCATCTCCGCGATGGGCGGGCTGCCGTTCGGCACCACCACGCCGTACGCGTCGTACGAGGAGATCGCGCAGGCCGCCGTGGACGCGAACGGCGGCACGACCATGCTGATGCTGCCGCCGTTCATGCACGGCGCGGCGCAGTGGTCGGCGTTCCACATGTTCACCACCGGCGGCAAGATCGTGATCCCCGACGACGTGCACCGGATGGATCCCGCCGACGCGCTGAGCGTGGCGTCCCGGGAGCGGTGTCTGGCGATCCCGGTCGTCGGCGACGCCGTGGCCCGGCCGCTGGTGGAGGAGCTCGAGCATCGCGACTACGACCTGTCCGGCGTGGCGGCGTTCAGCAACGGCGGCGCGCCGCTGTCACCGACCGTGCGCTCCCGTCTGCTGGAGGCGCTGCCGCACATCATGATCCGCGACACCGTGGGCTCCTCCGAGACCGGGATCCAGCTCAACGTCTACTCGTTCAAGGGCGCCGAGGCCGACGCCGCGGTGTTCGAGGCGCAGGAGGACACGGCGGTCCTCAGCGGTGACCTGACCCGCCTGCTCGGGCCCGGCGAGCGGGGTGGTTGGCTGGCGCGGACCGGCCGGATCCCGCTCGGCTACCTCGGCGACGCCGAGAAGACCGCGCGCACCTTCCCGGTCGTCGACGGGGTCCGGTGGTCGGTGCCGGGCGACCGCGCCAACGTCCTCGAGGACGGGCGCATCGAGCTGCTCGGCCGCGACGGCGTGACGGTCAACTCCGGTGGCGAGAAGATCTTCGTCGAGGAGGTCGAGCGGGCGCTCGCGGCGCATCCGGCCGTGCGCGACGTCGTCGTCGTCGGCCGACCGTCCGAGCGCTGGGGCAGCGAGGTCGTGGGTATCGTCCAGCTCGCGGACGGCGCCGACGTCACCGACGAGGACCTGCTGGCCGAGGCCGGGCGGCACATCGCGCGCTACAAGGTGCCGAAGGCGATCGTGCGGGTGGGGGAGATGGAGCGCTCGCCGTCGGGCAAGGCCGACTACCGCTGGGCTCGGGCCCAGGCGGTCGGCTGA
- a CDS encoding AraC family transcriptional regulator translates to MTLLPAPAATGWDFPRSAAGVALLVEYAGARGVAADRVLLGTGLRAEDLGGEVTAAQELRVVRTLHGLLGEVGCDVGQRYRAATFGAFGFALLASRTVLDAMVVALRFIDLSYAFAIPRAALEGDRVVVTLDGAELPADVRRFLVERDASAVRTVLDSLVPGGVGAELTTDDGVARLEFAADQLDRPLPERSPERLELAARMCEDVVDGRRARTGLAQDVRVLITQRLPEGAPMLEVAAALALSERQFRRRLAAEGVGYRLLLDEVRSSLAHALHAGRATMPVAEVAARLGYADAAAYLHARRRWLDR, encoded by the coding sequence ATGACCCTCCTGCCCGCGCCGGCCGCCACCGGCTGGGACTTCCCGCGCTCCGCCGCGGGCGTCGCGCTGCTGGTGGAGTACGCCGGGGCTCGCGGCGTCGCCGCGGACCGGGTGCTGCTCGGGACCGGACTGCGCGCCGAGGACCTCGGCGGCGAGGTGACCGCGGCGCAGGAGCTGCGGGTGGTGCGGACGCTGCACGGCCTCCTGGGCGAGGTCGGATGCGACGTGGGCCAGCGCTACCGGGCCGCCACCTTCGGGGCGTTCGGGTTCGCGCTGCTGGCGAGCCGGACCGTCCTGGACGCGATGGTGGTCGCGCTGCGCTTCATCGACCTGAGCTACGCGTTCGCGATCCCGCGCGCCGCCCTGGAGGGGGACCGGGTGGTCGTGACGCTGGACGGCGCCGAGCTGCCCGCCGACGTCCGGCGCTTCCTGGTCGAGCGCGACGCGAGCGCGGTGCGCACGGTGCTGGACTCACTGGTGCCGGGCGGGGTCGGGGCGGAGCTGACCACCGACGACGGGGTGGCGCGGCTGGAGTTCGCCGCCGACCAGCTCGACCGGCCGCTGCCGGAGCGCAGCCCGGAGCGGCTGGAGCTGGCCGCGCGCATGTGCGAGGACGTCGTCGACGGGCGCCGCGCGCGCACCGGGCTGGCCCAGGACGTCCGGGTCCTCATCACCCAGCGGCTGCCCGAGGGCGCGCCGATGCTGGAGGTCGCGGCCGCCCTGGCTCTCAGCGAGCGTCAGTTCCGGCGGCGCCTGGCCGCGGAGGGGGTCGGCTACCGGCTGCTGCTCGACGAGGTCCGCTCGTCGCTGGCCCACGCCCTGCACGCCGGTCGCGCCACGATGCCGGTCGCCGAGGTCGCGGCCCGGCTCGGGTACGCCGACGCGGCGGCGTACCTCCACGCCCGGCGGCGCTGGCTCGACCGCTGA